GGCCTTCCTATAGGTGGTTGTGATAAATGTAGAACCAGACAGTATGATTGTTAGGTCCAGAAAAGCAACCGACACTGGGTCTACATGTGCTGTAAACTTGATGGTAGTAGGGAGATCATTCAGTTCTTGGACCATGGTCAAAAATTGTTCCTGCGACCCAGACCAGAGGATCAATAGGTCGTCGATATAGCGGAATAGACTGAAGATGTGTTTACCATAATTAGGAAAAATATAAGAATTTTCAAAATTAGacataaatacatttgcaaaagAGGGGGCAACATTGGAGCCCATACTGGTGCCGCTGATCTGTAGGTAGTATGCAAGTTCAAATTTGAAGTAATTCAATGTCAAGCAGTGGTTAAGGAGGGTTATCAAAAATTCTGTAGGTGGTCTGTCTTTTTTAGGGTGATCTTGTAGGAATTTTTGAACAACGGCCACACCTTCGGTAATTGGAATGACTGTGTATAGTGAAGAGACATCCATAGTGGCCAGAAGCAGTTTATTGGGCAAAGGGTAAAGTTCCTGTAGTTTCACTAATAAGTCCCCTGTGTCTCGGATATAAGTATCCATTTTGTGTACAATAGGCTGTAGATAATAATCGACATAGATGGATAGTGGTTGTAGGAGTGAATCACATGCGCTCACGATAGGACGGCCTGGTGGTGTAGTTAAGTTCTTGTGTATTTTTGGCAGAGTGTAAAAGATGGGACATTTGGGGAATTCTTTGGTTAGAAACTTAAAGGTATCATTGGTAATGAAGCCACCATCCAAACCTAGTCGCAGTGAGTTGTCAATGGTTTTTTTAAAAGTAGGACCAGGATCCCTATCAAGTCTCTTATATATAGTTTTATCTGCAAGTTGTTGTAAGATTTCCTGTCTGTAATCCGAGTAATCTTGGATTACCACAGAGCCCCCCTTGTCTGCAGGGCGAATCGTGATGTTGGGGTTTTGGGACAAGGAAGTGATGGCTTCCCTTTCGCTACTAGTAAGATTGGGATATGTGGGTCTAGAATGTATATGTTTTTAGGTCTCATCAATAAGTAATCTGGTGAAAGCTGTAATTGATTTGGGAGTGTTAGGGGGTTCAAACTGACTAGGGGCTTTGAACCGTGTCGGATCAATAGAGGAGGAGGTGGTACGAAAATGGTCCCGCAGTTTCATGCTGCGTTGAAACCTATGGATATCAATCATTGTATCCAGAGTGTTAGTTCTAGAAGTAGGTACAAAAGACAAGCCTTTTGAAAGGAGTGACTGTTCTGATTCAGTCAAATTATGAGTACTTAAATTAAAGACTACTTGTTCCGTGGCCGCAAATTTCTTGCGGAACGGATGTTGGTGCCCGCCTCGCCTCTTATTGGGGCGCCCCCTGATGGGGGGCGAGAGTCTGGTCCTAAAAAATGAGATTGGGGTGAATCTGTACGGAGTGTTGGATAATTGGGGGCCCGAGATTGTCTTCCCCTATGGAAAACCCGTGTCCTGTCAGGTGTGTCAGAGTCAGATGATGTATTGGTATAGGGAGAGGAGTCAATCCTTTCAGTATGTGGGTTCAGGGCAGTATGGATTCTCCTACCACGGGACCCTATTTCCCCCCCGGTCAACCAACGGTATACCCGTCTGTTCTGGTAATCGGCAGATACTGTGGTCACCTTCTGTTTtttaatagaaagagtgccgcacacatagggacttgatacaaaagaaaaagtggttttattgaaaaaattccaacgtttcgagcacaatctgtgctcttcctcagggacaaaccaccattgtgtgcggcactctttctattatatttttgttttttgacctgcaccaagggcatttggacttttatagggtgtgctcatccctgtatactgtatactataatatatatatatatatatatatatatatatatatatatatatatatatatatgtggcaaAACGCATCAACAGTGTAAGCCCCCCACAGAAGCCCCATGTGTAAGCCTCACGTGGGTGAGTGACTCGCACCTGTGCAGTGAACTGGGCTTTCTGCTGTTCCACCGCGATCATCCTCTGCAGTTCTGCAGCCTCGGCGGGACTCGCTCCAGTCCCAGACAAATCCAGGTTCGAATCAAAGTCAGACATGCTGCGATGAAAGCGACGCTAACAGTCGCTACGACCTTCACAACCGGCAACAAGACCCCAGTTTCGAGGAAGCGTAAACTCAATACTGCGCTTGGATTTGCAGAGAAATCTGTCAATCACTTTTTCGACACTGCGCACAACTACCTCGAGGCTTGAAACGCAGAACTCCGCTACTATTGGCTAAACATGCTGCCAACTGTAACTTTTGTATCAATTCTTTAGAAATCTCACAGCGGTTTGTtaggggttaaaggagaagtgtTCGCCGCGTATCTTAATTTTTTTGGTTAACACATTACCTACATCACTGAAAAAGATACGAAGTTTTAACTTACAGACTAGATAGCACCTCCCTTTCCTAGTATACTTCCGGGTCAGAAGGTGTCCTTGGTGGGCATTGGGGCAGAATGGCAACTCTATTGCGAGTGAGTTCCCTGTGCAGGGCTAATAGAGGTAAGTAGCGACAGTAGCTGTATGGGCTGCATTAAGGGAATCAAAATGCTTATTTGCGGCGTCCTCTAttatcaatgttttattgaattaaaaTTCTCAACAATTGTTAACGTAGTAGTCCCACAAACATTTCGTATTCTCAGTTGAAGGATTCTGAAACTTGTGTAACAACAATTAGTGATCTCAGCAGTGTTATAATAGAAAGTCTGAGATATTTCGGTAAAAGCTGAAGAGCGAGATGGccgtaaatatataatttatataaaccattTAGTGCCTTTTTATATTCTAAATCTCTTAAagtagtagttcacctttaagttaacttgtagtctGTAATAGCTGTTACTATTGTCATTAACATTTTGATtagatttttcattatttattttaattatttgccttccttttctgcctctttgtaGTTTTGTAGTTTGTAGGGGTCACCCAGGCAGCAAAAAATGTGTTGCTCAGTGAAGTTACTATTGTATTGCTATTGTTTAATATTTATCTTTGCATTCAGGCCCTCCCCAGTTCAATTTCCCAGGCAGTCATAtgcaccactgcctggtttctaggataaattggaccctagatGAGCAAAATactatgcatttaaaaaaataaaactacacaaaataaaaaactattgctggTTCAGTTTTGTctgaatattactgtctacatcatatttaatATATACTCCCTTGTTCAATGAGTAGAGATTgtggtgaacatacttttttacAATTGCTTTAATTACAGAAAATCTATGTTATTTTGTTTCCTAAAGTAAACAGGGAatttgaagctactccatgtttggtctttaCGAGGTAGATAGAGATCTAgtaaacaaccccctcccttcaccctttgttgtgactattTTGGCTTAAACATAATTGATAATCTAGGTATCTACCTCGCAAGTACAAAACATTGAGTAGCTTTTGTGTCTCGGTTTAGATCAAGAACTTAAACAAACCATAGATTTCtttcctgataaaaaaaaaagacaaaaaatgtatTCTGCACAAGCCCTGAGGTTTTACAAggggtttactgcccctttaattttaaaggtgaattgcattttaataaataaccagatttttttattttgccagtaCCATTTTTAGGCAGCTGAAAGAGTGCATTTgtgagcctatgactaagtaccctattggtatgaaacgcgtaaggctatttgtttttacatatggataaaataaaatttatacttttttaacttaattatttTCTACTGGCTGCATCTTTCTACtttttgcaacaaataattcggagtgcctgcctatcttcataTTTGATTTCCATTTGTAAGGAATGTCCAATCTAGGTAcctccagctgctgctgaactgcaGTTCAACACATGTGAGAGATGTTGCAGTTTTGACATCCCTGGTTTTAATGTTCTCTCTTATtgaaagcttttagggctctggcacacggggagattagtaatctccccgtgtgccagagcccttactctttTCTAACTGGTCATCTAAAATGAACCAGCAGGCTGAGCTTTTTCCATGaggccatcagactgctgaacactgaccaCTAACACTTCGTAGACACTTGAGCAACACTACGACACTATTCATGTGCActcattcttatattttgtacatacattatacatgcctactcatgtgcttatttattctatattttgtactccactgctgcttgtgaagcttgcacacaagaatttcactcacatgtactgtaccagtgTACCAGTAATATTATGTGACAAGTGAAGTGATTTGATTTTAGATGCTCTCTTTGCTTGGCCCCTTGAGCATTATGTCAGGGAatttaagaccccttatctggaaaacctcaggtgccaagcattctggataaggggtcccatgtCTGTTCGAATAactgaaagcccatctcccataggcttcattataagcaaataattttaatttttaaaaatgatttacttatttctctgtaataataaaacagaaccttgtactgaatcccaactaagatacaattcatTCTTAATGGAGGCAAACCAATTCTATGGggcttaaattatgtttaaatcattttttagtattgtggtctaaattacggaaagatcttttatccagaaagccccagatcccaagcattctggatgacaggttccatacctgcacCACGCTTGCATACACTGAGGTTGAAAGGGAATGCCTGTCCttctaaaacaaaaatgttttgtctATTATTAACTAGTAAAATGCAGTAAAGTGTGCAAATGTTAACTCCTGATTTAAGGTTCACATATAGTGCTGTCCAGCTATTTAATGGGTTGAGTATTCAATATACAAGTGCTGGTTGcgattataataaaacagtggtgtcatgaaaaaaaaaaacagccttcaCGGAGGCTGAGGActatataaggctaatgccccacggatCGATTTAGTCGCTCACAGTAGATCTCTGGTAGCGTGAATTTTttacttcggaaaaccgaagcaatgcgaAAGCCTATtgttactggtggaaaggcatttcagggcgGTTAGTCGGCCACGATAGCAGAGTTTTATCACGTGCGACTAACTCGCTCCAGTGGGGCATCAGCTTAAATCTCTTTGAGGGCTTTATCTTGCCAGCAGGCTTGCAGTTTTAGACTTCGTAACAGTGTTTACATTGAATGCATTGACCTGTTGTATGTAGCATATAAGTATAGCAATTGGTTTTATCAGTACTTTTCATGTTATTCTAGAATTCTGAGTGTCTGATTTTTTCTTTCTGTAGCATCTGCCTTTAAGTCTCTCCTCATTAGACCGGTACCATGTTTGACTCAAGATCATCATATGGTTCAGACATCTCAAATACATACTTCCCCAAATCATCATGGTAAGTTTTAAATCCTGTGAAAATAAGTTTTCAGAATCTTACAGTGCTTAGCAACTTGGAAGCTTATTTTCAGTGGAAGCAAAAATCTAATTCTGAAGCAGTTGGATATCAATAAGACATTTAAATCAGCGCTAATCAAGGAGCACAATTCGCAGGTTTGATACAGGTTCCCGCTCACagacaaagaaagaagaaaaccACACTCCTTTAAAATACCCCAACTTAACATATAAAGCAGGTAGATGACTGCCAGTtcagtttaaatgttttttttaaatgcctttctACCTGTTTTTTCCAAGTAAAAACCAAACTGCAGTTTCTCCTAAACAATATGCATGATATTTTATGTAGTATTTTAGTCGGAACTTTACCCTTTTGTTATGAGTTTATTGATATTCTTTTAAACAGGCTATAAACCACCAGAGCATAGTTAGTTTGTGCACAGGGCACTCCTTTGACTTCCTTTGGCACTCTCTATTGATTTCAGTGTAACAACACCATCCAGTTGCCAAAATTCATTTGCTGTTGTCTGTAAAGAATAACTTACCTTTGCTCAAGCAATATACATGGCTGTCCCCATTTATAACTTTAATCAATATACTCTTATTCATTGTGTGAAGAAAACACCAGTTATTAATAGTGTAAACTTTTAGGGCAACAGCACATTTCTTCCCCTATGCAAGAGGCAAAACCCTTACAAAAATGCCTCCTCAAAATGCAATAATAATCTCACTGATCCTGTGGATGCAATTGCTCAAAAATGtggtaatatacatttttttattgatatGCGTCTGACCAATGATTGTACCAGCAGGGGTCCGTGTCAGTACCATGATACTTGTGTGTAACGGAAAACCGCACAGGTGTCAAAATGCTCCATGTGCCTTTACTCTTCCCCTAATGGCAAATGGGTTGTTTTCTGCACTGGTGAGTAAATCCAATCTTGTTGTCCGTTCCCTGAAAATGTGTTCACTGACAGGTTAATCCGATACCTGTCAGGGCACGCACATTTTTGTCAGGGCACACACATTTGTGAAGTGAAAGGCAACGATGATCTATTAGTTGTATGCCATTAGAAAGGCATGCTGCTGTCAGACCCTGACACTTTCCAAATTGCAAATTAAAGGCATGATAGGAATTGTAGTTTGTGCAGCTGCTTCTGCAGCTGCATTGGATAATGGATACCAATTAAAATAGTTATATAGGCATATGGATAGTACGTTGGTCAAATATCAGTTAATACAGTAGTAAGTAAAATGCATAGAATAGGCATATTTATGGGtttgacaatttaaaaaaaactataacagtaaacaatgaagaccaataaaagttaacttaaaggtgaaccacccctttaaataagctAGCACCTAAGAATAAGAGAGTGATTGTGTTAGAAAAGTAATGCGAATTGTCACGTTTTTTCTACAAGATCGTATTGTTTCCCCCGCAAagtcaaaaaattaaaaaacttaacTTCCTGGGGCCCTGTTTGCCAAAAAATGCAAATGCGCTTCTTTTTTGCAatgtaaggtgttttttttttttcaagtatataTTCTGTTTTCTCTAGCGGGATCAAAAGCTGCTTCTATGCACTGGACCAGTGAGAGAGCATTAAGTGTTGCGTTGTTGGGACTTTTGCCAGCAGCTTACTTATACCCTGGGGCTGCCATGGACTATTCATTGGCTGCAGCATTGACTCTCCATGGACACTGGTAAAGAAAATAATTGGAGACTTTGGATACATTGTTTGCATTATGCCAGTTACTCCCTATTAATTTAGTTTTACAAGTCAGTAAGTGTACTCTGTACTTACTGTAGATGCTTCATTTATCTTTCACATGTACTGAGCAAGGATTGCTGGCAGCTAAAGGAAAATAAGAGTACAATAACgtatataatatttattcattacTATACTTATAAGTGCATgactaattttcttttctttttttcttttttttttgctttataggGGACTTGGACAGGTGGTAACAGATTATGTTCACGGGGATGCAAAAATTAAGATGGCCAACACCAGCCTTTTTGCCTTGTCTGCGTTGACATTTGCAGGCCTTTGTTACTTCAACTACCATGATGTAGGCATTTGCAAAGCTGTATCTATGCTTTGGAGTCTGTAAATGGTCACAAGATGATTGTATTCCTCCACTGgcattttatttatatcttaaaggGCAGGCAGTAACAAAAATCATTCATGTCAAGCCTGTAAATTGAAAGTTAAAATCATTTGCCAGCTGGAGTGTAgtgcatttttgttattttagggGAAGTACAGTTTATTCTTTTGTCTGGAAGATGGTCATTTATGTTGACTGTCACAGGATTAAAGCTGTGTGAGCAAGTAAACTGATTTTCCTGGCACCAGAGCACTTAAAGTAAGTTTCTATTCAAGGAATTGCAGTGCACTAGTGGGTATTGCCATTTTTTGCCTCATGGCGTGCATTCTGTTAGAGGCCCGATCTTGCAGCCACCATGTGAAACACTTCATTTAATTAATTCAGACTTCTTATAAATGTTGCTTCTGGTTTATTCCATAAATTTAATTGGCTGTAATGTAGATGCTATTCTATTGCAAGCCTGtctttcaaaaaaacaaaactacaaCAAAAAACACACCCAAGATTTGTCATAGTCAAGTGTTTTACCAGGCTGATCTTCATAACACATGCTGGCTACCTACAGTTGCTTCTGACTTAATCCtttaatttttacatattttctgtatcTAATGATCGGATTCTgacaatgtaataaaataaagaacattAAATTATGATGTTTATGGtgattgtatttattaatgggtaaaaACATCCTTGTTGGCATTCCTAAGGATTAGATCTGGGTTATGGGACTAAAGAGAAATAGGATTGCACACCTTTTTTGCTCTTATTACCTGTCATTGACATCATTGGACAACCCATCTTAAACCAAGTTAAGTAATGGTTCAAATGATGTTGGTGCAATGTATTGTAAAAAGAGTATTAAGGACCCAGTACAAAAGTACTCACTGAGACTTTAGATTATTAGATTTAGGTTATTAAACCTGTCCTGAAACTGGCTGAATTACAACTGGTGGGCAATCGCTaagcaaagaaaaacattctCAAAATCACCACATAATTATGAATTTATTACCAATATACACACCATTATGAAAAACAAGGACAATGGAAGTATTTCATGCCATTGTGCAATACAGGCATATCAGTTGCTATAAAGGCAGCCCCTCTGTGTCATTGCCAACCAGGGTAAAGAATAGCCATAGTTTGATATATAATATTCTTCTAGCATCACAGGAGGATATATCCATTCCAGTCTTCAACAAggcaataatgtttttttttatatattcccaATTTAGTATCTTGAATGATTATGTATAAAATGCCATGGCAATATATCTAAGTAGGCCTCACCACATTGCTCACATCCGATGATTGTCACTGATTGCAGTGCCCCTGTGGTGTCCAATAGTACTGCCAAATATCATCTGCACCCCAGTGGACCCACTGGTATGACACTACACCCAATGTACAGAAACAATTTCCAGAACTTTCTCAAGGCACATTTCTTTGACATGTTCATAAAAGCATGCTGTGGGGGGCAGAAGGAGACTAGGGCAGGTAATTCATGGGAGAggagtattttatatttatgtgacATTTGACAATTATTCTTTATCAGTCTCTGACCCAGTGGACCTTACAGTTAGTTTTTGCTacaacacactatggtcagttgcATCAGTGGCCAGTTAACCTACATTTATTTCCCTGGTTGGAATCAAACCCAAGCTCTCTGTACTGCAATGCATATGGGTTACTGTTCTGCCTGACTGGTTATTTTAAATGGGAGTGGTAGTTTATCTAGGAGCAGTTGAGTAAAAAGAGGAAGCAGCAGTAGGAAAGCATCATAAAGATAGAAATGAAGGTGATAGCATAACGtttaataaaaatagcaaaaaaaaaaaaaggaacagttgtaactttttaaaggagaaggaaaggcattttgacattttcttGCCAATAGATTAaacacaatagtgcaagctagaacgctacatatttattctgcagaatgctttaccatattTGAGTAAACAGCCATTGAAGCTCCCTCTGTTGGTTTAGGATAGCAGCTGCTTGGTCTGACTTAACTTACAGACGCAGCTTGCAGGCACTGAACAGCTCTCAGCTCatattacacagcagagatgggagggggagagaggagcaaactgaccAAACTcttgctgtgccctgaaggatttttcagagagaaggaagtctgacacagaagatcatgtatacagagtAAAAGCagagaaatgtggtgtttcttctcactgaggactcagagcagcagttctgtaagtgtttttggctgtatttacatagacctttctgataacgcttacttagttttacctttccttctctattaAGGCCAATAATTATATCTCTGTGCCTTTGGCAGAACAAATATAGCAGGGACGTGGTCCCTTATTTAAAACCTAGCATGGTTGAGTGATtacagatgtttgcatttaatctACCATAATGTCTGAGGGAAATGTAGAGGCACTGAAAGTATACATCACAAGCAAAGTTAATTGAACTACCTATTtaagtacagtatattgtatgtttttttacATCACTTAATGCATAGCCAGCATTAAGCAGACAGGAGTAGTTTGGCCTGACATCTAATAGCTCCCCATGTCATTGGAGCATATTGTATCACACAGGGCCAGAACTGGGTGTAGGCAGAAGAGAAAGAAGTAACAGCATTCACCACTTCTTGCTGTTGCAATCCTTTGTTTATTGAGCCAGTTATGCCacacagagcaatgttttttgGGCGGGGCTACACCTCCCTTCATCAGGTGATATGTTGTTCTATGTGGCATAACTGTCTCAATAAGCAAAAGATTGCACCAGCAAGAAGTGGTGAGTGCTGTTAATTCTTGGTCTAACCAAGTGTGTAGTGTTAATGTGGCAATACTGCTGCACCACTGATAATCGAAGCATAGATAAGGGTTGTGCTTCCCAGAGAAGGGGCATGTGCCTATGGTGAAAAGTGAAGGGGCAGGGGCGTTAAGAACATACCCCTTCTGCCTACATTCCGTAGTCCGATCCTGTGCCCCCATCACTTGCTTGTCACGTACCCTCCTGCATGATCACCACACAT
The sequence above is a segment of the Xenopus tropicalis strain Nigerian chromosome 7, UCB_Xtro_10.0, whole genome shotgun sequence genome. Coding sequences within it:
- the sdhd gene encoding succinate dehydrogenase [ubiquinone] cytochrome b small subunit, mitochondrial, with the translated sequence MATLLRVSSLCRANRASAFKSLLIRPVPCLTQDHHMVQTSQIHTSPNHHAGSKAASMHWTSERALSVALLGLLPAAYLYPGAAMDYSLAAALTLHGHWGLGQVVTDYVHGDAKIKMANTSLFALSALTFAGLCYFNYHDVGICKAVSMLWSL